TGGGGGCAGGGCTTGCGCTGCTGTGGGCGCCCCAGTCCGGCCAGCGCACGCGGCGGGATATCTCGCGCTATGCCAGGCGCGCCAAGACCCGGGCCGATGAAGCGGTGGAGGATCTTACGACCAATATCAACGACCTGGTGGAAACCATCGGCGAAAAGACCGACGAACTGGTCGAAAAAGGCAAGGATGTGGCGAGCGGCGCCCGCAAGGACTTGATGCGGTTGATCGAAGAGGGCGCATCACGCCTTGAGAAGTTCCGGACCAGGCTGAGCCGGATGTAGCAGCCCCTATTGCTGGTTTTGGGCGGGCGGAAGTGCCGCCGGAGGCGCCGGGTGAGAGCCGTTGCCGTTGGTTTGCTCCTTCGGCAGCGGCTCCTTCGGCTTTGCCGGGTGCGTTTTTGCCGGCTGCTCTTTGGCCGGTTGCTCCTTTTGCTTCGGTTCCTTCGGTTTCTGCTCCTCTTCCCGCGGCGCCGGAAGTACGGTTATATCGCCGTAGTAGCCGGTTGCGGACTCATGGGTGTTGTCGCTGTCGGTCATGATGGCGATGGCACCGACCTTGGGGGCCTCTTCGCCGAAGGCGGCGCGATAGTCTTCGGCAAAATTCCGCCGGTGGGAGGTCCAGCGTCCGGCCAGCTCATCGCCCCCATCCACGGCAATCATGACCACATTCTTCGAGTAGGGGTTGCGGATGCTCTCACCTTTGCGCAGGACGTTGCCCCACACGTACTCGATTGCCCGAGTCTTGGAGAAAAATCCCCGGGGAAACACCACGTAGAGGCGGGCGGCAAAGTCGTGTCCGTCTTTGGTCCGCTCGTTCCCCTTTTTGACCGTATGGTCGATCTTCCATGACCACTTGATGATCGGGTATGCCTTGGGATCGATATCGATCTTGTGGAGCAAGCCCGAAGCCGAATCGTGGCTTTTCCCCATCAGAACGCTCTTCCCATTGTCCTGAACAAAGGTGTAGGCCGATTTTTTCGAGCCGAAAACGGTCTGTTCCTTCCATCCCGCGAGTTCCGCCGAACTGAACTTGCCGATGCGCAATTCGGATTCGGCTGCCAAGGCGGGGAAAACGGTCAGAAAAACAAAAATAACAGCGATGCAGAGCGTCCGGTAAGGTTGCATGTCGTTTAGCCTTTAAAAATGGTTATGGTTTTTTCA
The genomic region above belongs to Oryzomonas sagensis and contains:
- a CDS encoding YtxH domain-containing protein, with amino-acid sequence MEERDKKVAAAALLMVAGGIVGAGLALLWAPQSGQRTRRDISRYARRAKTRADEAVEDLTTNINDLVETIGEKTDELVEKGKDVASGARKDLMRLIEEGASRLEKFRTRLSRM
- a CDS encoding DUF3047 domain-containing protein, with protein sequence MQPYRTLCIAVIFVFLTVFPALAAESELRIGKFSSAELAGWKEQTVFGSKKSAYTFVQDNGKSVLMGKSHDSASGLLHKIDIDPKAYPIIKWSWKIDHTVKKGNERTKDGHDFAARLYVVFPRGFFSKTRAIEYVWGNVLRKGESIRNPYSKNVVMIAVDGGDELAGRWTSHRRNFAEDYRAAFGEEAPKVGAIAIMTDSDNTHESATGYYGDITVLPAPREEEQKPKEPKQKEQPAKEQPAKTHPAKPKEPLPKEQTNGNGSHPAPPAALPPAQNQQ